Proteins from one Triticum aestivum cultivar Chinese Spring chromosome 7A, IWGSC CS RefSeq v2.1, whole genome shotgun sequence genomic window:
- the LOC123149146 gene encoding protein REVEILLE 6 isoform X2, producing MVSMSTTPKPLEAGAAAAAVGGGGGDGGGGGGGKGGKGKEQQQVAVAAGPPMAVPADAAEDARMKVRKPYTITKSRESWTEPEHDKFLEALQLFDRDWKKIEAFVGSKTVIQIRSHAQKYFLKVQKNGTGEHLPPPRPKRKAAHPYPQKASKTASQAVLPQQPAPPPPPPRDQDGVNVSMDASMVVPSTNANAVVPSWDNALVQPTQVTSAIATNNCSSSIESQSGTWPTSEAVEQENVLPQMRAMPDFSQVYNFLGSVFDPDTTGHLQRLKAMDPIDVETVLLLMRNLSVNLINPEFEAHRQLLSSYGSGGDENKPEGMENLGSQSSHLPSMVTSE from the exons ATGGTGTCGATGAGCACGACGCCCAAGCCGCtcgaggccggggcggcggcggccgcggtggGGGGAGGCGGAGGGGacggagggggtgggggaggggggaaaggggggaaggggaAGGAGCAGCAGCAGGTGGCGGTGGCCGCGGGGCCGCCGATGGCCGTGCCGGCGGACGCGGCGGAGGACGCCAGGATGAAGGTCCGGAAGCCCTACACCATCACCAAGTCCCGCGAGAGCTGGACCGAGCCCGAGCACGACAAGTTCCTCGAGGCCCTGCAGCT GTTTGATCGTGATTGGAAAAAGATAGAAGCATTTGTTGGCTCAAAAACTGTGATACAG ATAAGGAGCCATGCACAGAAGTACTTTTTGAAGGTTCAGAAGAACGGTACAGGCGAACATTTACCTCCGCCTCGGCCGAAGCGTAAGGCAGCCCATCCATATCCGCAGAAGGCCTCTAAAACTG CATCCCAAGCTGTTTTACCACAACaacctgctcctcctccccctcctccgagGGATCAAGATGGTGTTAATGTGTCTATGGATGCATCTATGGTTGTACCAAGCACAAATGCAAATGCCGTGGTGCCTTCCTGGGACAATGCTCTTGTTCAACCTACACAAG TTACAAGTGCCATTGCCACAAATAACTGCTCTAGTAGTATAGAGAGCCAATCTGGAACGTGGCCAACCTCTGAAGCAGTTGAACAAGAAAATGTGCTGCCACAAATGCGGG CTATGCCAGATTTTTCCCAAGTATACAACTTCCTGGGAAGTGTATTCGATCCAGATACAACTGGGCATTTGCAGAGGTTAAAGGCAATGGATCCTATTGATGTGGAAACG GTACTACTGCTCATGCGAAATCTATCGGTGAACTTGATTAACCCAGAATTTGAGGCCCAT AGGCAGTTGCTCTCGTCGTATGGTTCTGGTGGAGACGAAAATAAACCTGAAGGCATGGAAAATCTCGGGTCCCAGAGTAGCCATCTCCCATCCAT GGTAACGAGTGAGTGA
- the LOC123149146 gene encoding protein REVEILLE 6 isoform X1, with protein sequence MVSMSTTPKPLEAGAAAAAVGGGGGDGGGGGGGKGGKGKEQQQVAVAAGPPMAVPADAAEDARMKVRKPYTITKSRESWTEPEHDKFLEALQLFDRDWKKIEAFVGSKTVIQIRSHAQKYFLKVQKNGTGEHLPPPRPKRKAAHPYPQKASKTAPVASQAVLPQQPAPPPPPPRDQDGVNVSMDASMVVPSTNANAVVPSWDNALVQPTQVTSAIATNNCSSSIESQSGTWPTSEAVEQENVLPQMRAMPDFSQVYNFLGSVFDPDTTGHLQRLKAMDPIDVETVLLLMRNLSVNLINPEFEAHRQLLSSYGSGGDENKPEGMENLGSQSSHLPSMVTSE encoded by the exons ATGGTGTCGATGAGCACGACGCCCAAGCCGCtcgaggccggggcggcggcggccgcggtggGGGGAGGCGGAGGGGacggagggggtgggggaggggggaaaggggggaaggggaAGGAGCAGCAGCAGGTGGCGGTGGCCGCGGGGCCGCCGATGGCCGTGCCGGCGGACGCGGCGGAGGACGCCAGGATGAAGGTCCGGAAGCCCTACACCATCACCAAGTCCCGCGAGAGCTGGACCGAGCCCGAGCACGACAAGTTCCTCGAGGCCCTGCAGCT GTTTGATCGTGATTGGAAAAAGATAGAAGCATTTGTTGGCTCAAAAACTGTGATACAG ATAAGGAGCCATGCACAGAAGTACTTTTTGAAGGTTCAGAAGAACGGTACAGGCGAACATTTACCTCCGCCTCGGCCGAAGCGTAAGGCAGCCCATCCATATCCGCAGAAGGCCTCTAAAACTG CCCCTGTAGCATCCCAAGCTGTTTTACCACAACaacctgctcctcctccccctcctccgagGGATCAAGATGGTGTTAATGTGTCTATGGATGCATCTATGGTTGTACCAAGCACAAATGCAAATGCCGTGGTGCCTTCCTGGGACAATGCTCTTGTTCAACCTACACAAG TTACAAGTGCCATTGCCACAAATAACTGCTCTAGTAGTATAGAGAGCCAATCTGGAACGTGGCCAACCTCTGAAGCAGTTGAACAAGAAAATGTGCTGCCACAAATGCGGG CTATGCCAGATTTTTCCCAAGTATACAACTTCCTGGGAAGTGTATTCGATCCAGATACAACTGGGCATTTGCAGAGGTTAAAGGCAATGGATCCTATTGATGTGGAAACG GTACTACTGCTCATGCGAAATCTATCGGTGAACTTGATTAACCCAGAATTTGAGGCCCAT AGGCAGTTGCTCTCGTCGTATGGTTCTGGTGGAGACGAAAATAAACCTGAAGGCATGGAAAATCTCGGGTCCCAGAGTAGCCATCTCCCATCCAT GGTAACGAGTGAGTGA